One window from the genome of Pirellulales bacterium encodes:
- a CDS encoding response regulator: MAQDVEQRQSLAEAISAFGFQSQLAGNCLEATQAFSRHPFNAVLLDLSDAVLDSAVTARLLRSLETGEQRVRIFSISPVQGADQQRHLAAGVDGFFSTTFNADELDRLLRATPVAPIRPRRDLAAAARRASSIDLQAALARLGGDESLLADLIQFFFEDAFGILAAMHAAIDKQNWDEARRAAHSLKGLSSNFGAAPAVNILQAIESCDRDGETAASAQSFATFVADADEEVAWLAAALAEYSASACDGASKDKNASH, encoded by the coding sequence GTGGCTCAAGATGTTGAGCAACGTCAGTCCTTGGCCGAAGCGATTTCTGCGTTCGGTTTTCAAAGCCAGCTTGCCGGCAACTGCCTTGAGGCGACTCAAGCCTTTTCGAGACATCCGTTCAATGCGGTGCTGCTTGACTTGTCCGACGCGGTTCTGGATAGCGCGGTCACGGCTCGATTGCTGCGCAGCCTGGAAACGGGAGAGCAGCGCGTGCGGATATTCTCCATTTCACCGGTTCAGGGTGCCGATCAACAGCGTCATTTGGCGGCGGGAGTCGATGGTTTTTTTTCGACCACCTTCAATGCCGATGAGCTTGATCGCCTATTGCGCGCGACGCCGGTCGCGCCGATTCGACCACGGCGCGATCTGGCGGCAGCCGCGCGGCGCGCGTCGTCGATCGATTTGCAAGCGGCGCTAGCGCGACTGGGGGGGGACGAGTCGCTACTGGCGGATTTGATCCAATTCTTCTTTGAAGATGCATTTGGAATATTAGCCGCGATGCACGCAGCCATCGATAAGCAGAACTGGGACGAGGCGCGCCGGGCGGCACACAGCTTGAAAGGCTTATCATCCAATTTCGGTGCGGCGCCCGCCGTCAATATCCTGCAAGCCATAGAGAGTTGCGACCGGGACGGCGAAACCGCGGCAAGCGCCCAATCGTTTGCCACGTTTGTCGCCGACGCCGATGAAGAGGTGGCATGGCTCGCCGCGGCGCTGGCCGAGTACTCGGCCAGCGCGTGCGATGGGGCGTCCAAGGACAAGAACGCATCACACTGA
- a CDS encoding sigma-54 dependent transcriptional regulator codes for MPILLVVDDDRAVRHLVHQAFEGTDVTVVEVATAEDGLDVLRRQSPDTVLLDINLPEMSGLEAFRAFHALDHKLPIIFVTALDSSDVAIQAMTLGAYDFVMKPLDVAALRKLVGQAIEVRRLMNVPVSVPGSSSPNDRSDRLVGRSSEMQVVYKAVGRVAPQNVTVLIRGESGTGKELVARAIYQHSPRADRPFLAVNCAAIPDALLESELFGHEKGSFTGADQRRIGKFEQCNGGTLFLDEIGDMSLLLQAKMLRVLQQQQFERVGSNQTISTDVRVITATNRDLEQMVAAREFRADLYYRLSGVTINLPALRERTADLPLLLEHFLRRFAADLEKDVRGISPEALDVLLAYQWPGNIRELQNVLRQAMLNTVGPVLLPEFLPDTVARADSVGVSSEGHGGDLTEQVDRLLDQNGDGLYKDVIAAVERYVLLRVLDKTQGNISQSAKKLGITRGSLRNKIHALGLSIDRQIKIDDGISDIEEVDEPV; via the coding sequence ATGCCCATACTTCTGGTCGTTGACGATGACCGCGCAGTACGCCACCTCGTCCATCAAGCTTTCGAAGGAACTGATGTCACGGTTGTCGAGGTAGCGACTGCCGAAGACGGCCTGGACGTGCTCCGGCGCCAATCACCGGACACAGTCCTGTTGGACATCAATCTGCCGGAAATGTCGGGTCTGGAAGCGTTTCGGGCGTTCCACGCGCTGGATCATAAGCTGCCGATCATATTTGTTACAGCACTCGACTCGAGCGACGTCGCGATTCAGGCCATGACGTTAGGGGCCTACGATTTCGTGATGAAGCCGCTGGACGTAGCGGCGTTGCGCAAGCTGGTGGGACAGGCCATCGAAGTCCGCCGCTTGATGAACGTGCCGGTCTCGGTCCCTGGGTCGAGCAGCCCCAACGATCGGTCCGATCGCCTGGTAGGGCGCAGTTCGGAAATGCAGGTTGTCTATAAGGCTGTCGGCCGCGTCGCCCCGCAGAACGTGACGGTGCTGATTCGCGGCGAAAGCGGAACGGGCAAGGAATTGGTTGCGCGGGCCATTTACCAGCACAGTCCACGGGCCGATCGGCCGTTTCTGGCGGTGAATTGCGCCGCGATTCCCGACGCTCTCTTGGAGAGCGAACTCTTTGGCCATGAAAAGGGCTCGTTCACCGGCGCCGACCAAAGACGTATCGGAAAATTCGAGCAGTGCAACGGTGGCACGCTGTTTTTGGACGAGATCGGCGATATGTCGCTGCTCTTGCAGGCCAAAATGTTGCGCGTCCTGCAGCAACAGCAGTTTGAGCGGGTGGGAAGCAATCAAACGATTTCCACCGATGTGCGGGTGATCACGGCCACGAACCGCGACCTGGAGCAAATGGTCGCCGCGCGCGAGTTTCGCGCGGACCTGTACTATCGATTGAGTGGCGTGACGATCAATCTGCCGGCGCTGCGCGAGCGGACCGCGGATTTGCCGCTGCTGCTCGAGCATTTTCTGCGTCGTTTTGCCGCCGATCTGGAAAAAGATGTACGCGGCATTTCGCCCGAGGCCCTCGATGTGCTGCTGGCCTACCAATGGCCGGGCAATATCCGCGAATTACAGAACGTGTTACGGCAAGCGATGTTGAATACCGTCGGTCCGGTGCTGCTGCCCGAGTTCTTGCCGGACACCGTGGCCCGCGCCGACAGTGTAGGTGTCAGCAGCGAGGGGCACGGCGGCGATCTTACCGAGCAAGTCGACCGGCTGTTGGACCAGAACGGCGACGGACTATACAAGGACGTGATTGCCGCCGTCGAGCGCTATGTGCTATTGCGAGTCCTGGACAAGACGCAAGGAAACATCTCGCAATCCGCGAAAAAGCTGGGCATAACGCGCGGCAGCCTGCGAAACAAGATTCACGCACTCGGGCTGTCGATCGATCGGCAAATCAAGATCGACGACGGCATCTCGGATATTGAAGAAGTCGACGAACCAGTGTAG
- a CDS encoding CHASE3 domain-containing protein, whose amino-acid sequence MIKKAADPRPRFVGVGTITAAILLSVLLTYSVVSYWHLRKIATHEAGVLHATDAANSAVKLLSALQDAETGQRGFLLTGEPTYLTPYQAALGAIERSRHELRDALRDQPSEAEHVAELDRPIDAKLAELAEVLRVADGENLEQARRVVAEHRGLHEMDAIRETIGTIEQKISDRRDALREAVDVSIRYAMMSLLIATAFSCGIIAVGFYVIQREIAARRRLSESLQTADRNKNKFLAILGHELRNPLAAIRNAIEVLDLLGNSSEPVDEMHGIIRRQTGVMGRLVDDLLDVSRIAHGKIELQSSQLDLGQLAERTIADTCSAVHGSEVTITLDAPPQPLWVRGDATRLGQAIGNLLHNAVKFSPSGGHVAVSIVRSPGAQARLAIKDQGIGMDQRTLARVFEPFAQGADNGDRSRGGLGLGLPLAKGLIELQGGRIAVESAGPGRGTTFIVTLHCVEYEAPHEGHCGSPQNAPESCRVLIIDDRRDSSFPIQRMLEHTGHEVHVAVDGPSGLAMAQDLELDIVFCDIGLPNGMDGYDVARALRNSPDTAPLFLVALTAYGDEAARRKAHLAGFDRHLTKPASVNEIREILASLPCGIGERDRMRSAT is encoded by the coding sequence ATGATAAAAAAAGCCGCAGATCCGCGACCTCGCTTTGTCGGTGTGGGCACAATCACGGCGGCGATCTTGCTGTCCGTGCTGCTCACGTATTCTGTGGTTTCGTATTGGCACCTGCGCAAGATCGCCACCCACGAGGCGGGCGTCCTGCACGCGACGGACGCGGCCAATTCGGCCGTGAAACTGCTTTCCGCCCTGCAGGATGCGGAAACGGGCCAGCGTGGTTTTCTACTGACCGGCGAGCCGACTTATCTCACGCCCTATCAAGCGGCCCTGGGGGCAATCGAAAGGTCACGCCATGAACTACGCGACGCGCTGCGAGATCAGCCCTCCGAGGCCGAGCATGTCGCCGAGTTGGACCGCCCTATCGACGCCAAACTTGCAGAATTGGCGGAAGTGTTGCGGGTAGCGGACGGCGAGAACCTCGAGCAAGCGCGTCGCGTCGTGGCAGAACATCGTGGCTTGCACGAGATGGATGCCATTCGCGAAACGATCGGAACGATCGAGCAGAAAATCTCGGACCGCCGCGATGCGCTGCGCGAGGCGGTCGATGTCAGCATTCGCTATGCGATGATGTCATTGCTGATCGCGACGGCGTTCAGTTGCGGGATCATTGCTGTCGGCTTCTACGTGATCCAGCGCGAGATCGCGGCGCGGCGGCGATTGTCCGAGTCGTTGCAGACCGCGGATCGTAATAAAAACAAGTTCCTGGCGATTCTGGGGCATGAGTTGCGCAATCCTCTGGCGGCGATTCGCAACGCGATCGAAGTCCTCGATTTGCTGGGAAATTCGTCCGAGCCCGTCGACGAAATGCACGGTATTATTCGCCGCCAGACCGGAGTTATGGGGCGATTGGTGGACGACCTGCTGGACGTTTCGCGCATCGCCCACGGCAAAATCGAATTGCAAAGCTCGCAGCTCGATCTCGGGCAATTAGCGGAGCGCACCATTGCCGACACTTGCAGCGCCGTGCATGGCTCCGAGGTGACCATCACCCTCGATGCCCCACCGCAGCCCCTATGGGTACGCGGCGACGCGACGCGTTTGGGCCAGGCGATCGGCAACCTACTGCATAACGCGGTGAAGTTCTCACCGAGCGGCGGACACGTGGCCGTGAGTATCGTGCGTTCGCCCGGCGCCCAGGCAAGGCTCGCGATCAAGGACCAGGGTATCGGTATGGACCAGCGCACACTGGCCCGCGTCTTCGAACCCTTTGCCCAGGGTGCGGACAATGGCGATCGCAGCCGCGGTGGCCTAGGTCTGGGACTTCCTTTGGCAAAAGGCCTGATCGAATTGCAGGGGGGACGCATCGCCGTCGAAAGTGCCGGCCCAGGACGCGGTACAACATTCATCGTGACCTTGCATTGCGTCGAGTACGAGGCTCCTCATGAAGGGCATTGCGGATCACCCCAGAATGCGCCGGAAAGCTGCCGCGTCCTGATTATCGACGATCGCCGCGATTCGTCATTCCCCATCCAGCGCATGCTGGAACATACCGGACACGAAGTTCATGTGGCCGTCGATGGCCCGAGCGGTCTTGCCATGGCGCAGGATCTGGAACTCGATATCGTGTTCTGCGACATCGGTTTGCCGAACGGCATGGATGGTTATGACGTGGCACGGGCGCTGCGCAATTCCCCCGATACTGCTCCCCTGTTCCTGGTGGCTCTCACGGCTTATGGCGACGAGGCAGCACGGCGGAAAGCGCACCTGGCGGGATTCGACCGCCATCTGACCAAACCCGCTTCGGTGAACGAAATTCGGGAGATTCTCGCCTCGCTACCGTGCGGTATCGGAGAGCGAGACCGCATGCGCTCGGCGACGTAA
- a CDS encoding response regulator, protein MNGTFETTRTAQDAQTSHPRVLVVDDDRSNSEIVSRVLAAHGYAVDIAVDGRTALELVKRHAYRLAVVDYQMPGMNGVELFRLARDVQPDLRGVFLTAYANINTVFPAIEAGVERVLAKPLNSRELLNIAEALIGPGIGDDE, encoded by the coding sequence GTGAACGGAACATTTGAAACCACTCGGACGGCACAAGACGCACAAACGTCCCACCCGCGCGTGTTGGTCGTGGACGACGACCGCAGCAACTCAGAGATCGTTTCCCGGGTCCTGGCCGCGCATGGTTATGCCGTCGATATTGCCGTCGACGGACGTACCGCGTTGGAACTCGTGAAGCGGCATGCATATCGCCTAGCGGTGGTCGACTATCAAATGCCGGGAATGAACGGCGTCGAGCTATTTCGATTGGCCAGGGACGTTCAGCCCGATCTTCGCGGCGTGTTTTTGACCGCTTATGCGAACATCAACACGGTGTTTCCCGCCATCGAAGCAGGGGTGGAACGAGTGCTCGCAAAGCCGCTGAATTCGCGTGAGCTGCTCAACATCGCCGAAGCACTCATCGGCCCGGGTATCGGCGACGACGAGTAG
- a CDS encoding PAS domain S-box protein translates to MSTSHLYRSIPYIAAVLLIVAASLVTGLLSSNVAVLIAMYVAAVAAIGWYGGFGPVLLATAVSYTIANVYFISSRDAFRPNATAFVYIFVCLAIGLFSEISKRSMRRAIANAEQVKMIVESITDGFVVVDNSWRLVYMNRATEEYNRRHFMQRTTASATGVFPLTIGPAAQTQLKQAAVERKVVEFEDFYVPWQRWFEFKAAPTEEENLAIYFRDITERKRHEEELRKLASIIESSEDAVIGLDLSGNVTSWNQAAEKLYGYTAAEIVGHPVLALLPDDLVNEEEEILEKVRHGKLLRHFDTVRVRKDGQKVDVSLSISVIRDDAGAIIGCSKIARDIGDRKRAEKALREADRRKDDFLALLGHELRNPLAGIVSGVEVLNQLGADDEDVRSVRAIIERQANHMSRLIDDLLDVSRIVRAKVTLDRTRLDLTALVQQTVADHAMQFEQRQLSLEVDTGDDHAWVEGDAVRLAQVVTNLLNNSIKFTDPQGRISVRVRPAPTRGEAVLEVHDTGIGMTPETIASLFEPFAQAEATLERSSGGLGLGLAVVKGLVELHGGRISASSPGPGQGASFVIQLQLCPAPRSLSPQTNVDQPATDPLRVLVVDDNRDVLHLISKLLKMRGHTVAVAKDGSSGVNMAREFRPDLVLCDIGLPGEMNGYRVAEALRADPATRWTHLVAVTGFGQEEDRRRALAAGFDRHMTKPVGYADLVTLIADMGAH, encoded by the coding sequence ATGTCGACTTCGCATCTCTATCGATCAATCCCCTACATCGCCGCAGTGCTATTGATCGTGGCAGCCAGCCTCGTCACGGGGCTATTGTCGAGCAATGTCGCTGTTCTAATAGCCATGTACGTCGCGGCCGTAGCAGCAATCGGCTGGTACGGCGGTTTTGGACCAGTACTGCTGGCGACGGCGGTCAGTTACACGATTGCCAACGTGTACTTTATTTCGTCGCGCGACGCATTTCGGCCCAATGCGACCGCCTTCGTTTATATCTTCGTTTGCCTGGCGATCGGTCTATTCAGTGAGATCTCGAAGCGTTCGATGCGGAGAGCCATTGCGAACGCCGAGCAGGTCAAGATGATCGTGGAAAGCATTACCGATGGTTTCGTCGTGGTCGATAACAGTTGGCGTCTGGTTTATATGAACCGCGCCACCGAGGAGTACAACCGGCGACACTTCATGCAGCGGACAACCGCGAGCGCCACGGGCGTTTTTCCATTGACGATCGGTCCCGCGGCGCAAACGCAATTGAAACAGGCCGCCGTCGAGCGCAAGGTCGTGGAGTTCGAAGACTTTTACGTGCCCTGGCAGCGGTGGTTCGAATTCAAGGCGGCGCCGACCGAAGAAGAGAATCTGGCGATTTATTTTCGCGACATTACGGAGCGCAAGCGCCACGAAGAAGAGCTGCGCAAACTGGCGTCGATCATCGAATCGTCCGAGGACGCGGTGATCGGGCTCGATCTCAGCGGAAACGTGACGAGTTGGAATCAGGCCGCGGAAAAACTCTATGGCTACACGGCCGCCGAAATCGTCGGCCATCCTGTGCTGGCGCTTCTACCCGACGATCTGGTGAATGAAGAGGAGGAGATTCTGGAAAAAGTCCGTCACGGAAAATTACTGCGGCATTTTGACACCGTCCGTGTGCGGAAAGACGGGCAAAAGGTCGACGTCTCGCTGAGCATTTCCGTGATTCGCGACGACGCCGGCGCGATCATCGGCTGCTCGAAGATCGCCCGTGATATCGGCGACCGCAAACGAGCCGAAAAGGCCCTGCGCGAAGCCGATCGTCGCAAAGACGATTTCCTGGCGCTATTGGGGCATGAGCTGCGCAATCCGCTGGCCGGCATCGTCAGCGGTGTCGAAGTGCTGAACCAATTGGGCGCCGACGATGAAGATGTGCGCAGCGTGCGTGCGATCATCGAACGGCAAGCGAATCACATGAGCCGTTTGATTGATGATCTGCTGGACGTTTCGCGAATCGTTCGCGCCAAGGTGACCCTCGACCGAACCCGCCTCGACCTTACGGCACTCGTACAGCAAACCGTTGCTGACCACGCCATGCAGTTCGAGCAACGTCAATTGTCGTTAGAGGTCGATACGGGGGACGACCACGCCTGGGTCGAAGGTGATGCCGTGCGCCTCGCGCAAGTCGTGACCAACTTGCTCAACAATTCCATTAAATTCACCGATCCGCAAGGTCGCATATCGGTGCGAGTTCGGCCCGCGCCAACGCGGGGAGAGGCTGTGCTCGAGGTGCATGACACCGGTATTGGCATGACGCCCGAGACGATTGCCTCGCTGTTCGAACCCTTCGCCCAAGCCGAGGCGACGCTGGAGCGCAGCTCGGGGGGGCTAGGCCTGGGATTGGCCGTCGTGAAGGGATTGGTGGAATTGCACGGCGGGAGAATTTCCGCCAGCAGTCCAGGACCAGGCCAGGGCGCCAGCTTTGTGATTCAATTGCAGCTATGTCCAGCGCCGCGCTCACTCAGTCCACAAACGAACGTCGACCAGCCGGCAACCGATCCATTGCGTGTACTGGTTGTCGATGATAATCGCGACGTCTTACATCTGATCAGCAAGTTGTTGAAGATGCGCGGACACACGGTCGCTGTGGCGAAAGATGGTTCGTCGGGCGTGAATATGGCGCGAGAATTTCGCCCCGACCTCGTCCTTTGCGACATTGGCCTGCCGGGCGAAATGAACGGCTACCGCGTTGCCGAGGCCTTGCGCGCCGACCCGGCCACGCGCTGGACGCATCTGGTCGCGGTGACGGGTTTCGGCCAGGAAGAAGATCGTCGCCGGGCGTTGGCCGCGGGTTTTGACCGCCACATGACTAAGCCGGTCGGTTACGCCGACCTGGTGACTCTTATCGCGGACATGGGGGCGCACTAA
- a CDS encoding PSD1 and planctomycete cytochrome C domain-containing protein: MALVVPPPPGAMAEETKPATDRFAVTIQPLLIAKCVRCHGAQTQKAELALHTSAGVQKGGESGAVITPGKSADSPLYEKIHAGEMPPDGENPLSEAEVETIRRWIDDGASFGDEAASEQTVGYHDVLPILLLRCTSCHGRQRREGELDLRSRASMLKGGKSGPALVPGKPEESLLIKRIHAEEMPPRPRLVEAMVKPIEAAELAKLERWIASGAQEATAEPDLAGTSADPLVSAVDREFWAFQRPQSASPPPVTETGRVRNPIDAFVIDKLASQGLSLSPEADRRTLIRRATFDLTGLPPEPAEVEAFLADTSADAYEQLIDRLLASPRYGERWGRHWLDVAGYADCEGRREQHLPRPDAWRYRDYVIRSFNADKPYDRFLIEQLAGDELVDFEHATERSKEIEDCVVATGFLRMAPDPTWANLTGFVPDRLEVIADAIDVLGSGVMGLTFKCARCHSHKFDPIPQRDYYRLTAIFKGAYDEHDWLKPQLISYGGAVSAGAGERFLSCVAQDEHNRWRANRDKAEQELAAAKAAPQSAENDKRIKELETSLPAEPRIMALWDRGEPSPTYIYRRGDYQNPATLVQAGAPAVLTEADARVDIAPPRPDAPSTGRRLAFARWLVDPQQPLTARVMINRIWKHHFGEGLVKTIGNFGKTGERPSHPELLDWLACEFMREGWSMKAMHRVMMTSSVYRQTSAVTPQHERLDPNNRLLSRMPLRRLEAEELRDTLLVVAGQLDETRFGPADAVQVMPDGVVQTGQRRSVYVQQLRKHPPTLLECFDLPAMNPNCLARTDSLVALQALHLMNDTVVRDLASHLAQRVTKLAGDEPREQIRHLYAITLCRPPGEAEATIMLESLTRLTDAWKVQASAAGASQQDAGSRALATICHTILNSAMFLYVD, from the coding sequence ATGGCACTTGTCGTGCCGCCCCCGCCTGGCGCGATGGCTGAGGAAACGAAGCCCGCTACAGATCGCTTCGCTGTGACCATCCAGCCGCTGTTGATCGCCAAATGCGTTCGCTGCCACGGTGCCCAAACGCAAAAGGCCGAGTTGGCTCTGCACACTAGCGCCGGCGTGCAGAAAGGGGGCGAATCTGGCGCCGTGATCACGCCGGGCAAATCGGCCGACAGCCCGCTGTACGAAAAGATTCACGCCGGCGAGATGCCCCCCGATGGCGAAAACCCGCTGAGCGAGGCCGAGGTCGAAACGATTCGCCGCTGGATCGACGATGGCGCCTCGTTCGGCGATGAAGCTGCCAGCGAGCAGACAGTAGGCTATCACGACGTCCTGCCCATCCTGCTACTGCGCTGCACTTCGTGTCATGGCCGCCAGCGACGAGAAGGGGAACTCGACCTGCGCTCGCGCGCCAGCATGTTGAAAGGGGGCAAGTCGGGGCCGGCACTGGTGCCAGGCAAGCCGGAAGAGAGTTTGTTAATCAAGCGCATTCATGCCGAAGAAATGCCACCCCGGCCGCGATTGGTCGAGGCAATGGTCAAACCCATCGAAGCGGCCGAATTGGCGAAGCTCGAACGTTGGATCGCGTCGGGCGCCCAGGAGGCCACAGCCGAGCCGGACCTGGCAGGCACTTCGGCCGATCCGTTGGTCAGCGCCGTGGATCGAGAGTTTTGGGCTTTTCAGCGCCCGCAATCTGCGTCGCCACCGCCGGTCACGGAAACCGGCCGCGTTCGCAATCCGATCGACGCGTTTGTCATCGACAAGCTCGCCTCGCAAGGTTTGTCGCTGTCGCCCGAGGCCGATCGGCGCACGCTCATCCGCCGGGCGACATTCGACCTCACGGGGCTACCGCCCGAGCCGGCCGAGGTCGAAGCCTTTCTGGCAGATACATCGGCAGACGCGTACGAGCAATTGATCGATCGGCTGCTTGCTTCGCCGCGCTATGGCGAGCGTTGGGGGCGCCACTGGCTGGACGTCGCCGGCTATGCCGATTGCGAAGGGCGCCGCGAGCAGCATCTGCCGCGTCCTGACGCCTGGCGCTACCGCGATTACGTGATTCGTTCTTTCAACGCCGACAAGCCGTACGACCGTTTCCTGATCGAGCAACTGGCCGGCGACGAATTGGTCGATTTCGAGCACGCGACGGAGCGGTCAAAAGAGATCGAAGATTGCGTCGTTGCGACAGGATTCTTGCGCATGGCGCCTGACCCGACATGGGCCAATCTCACCGGCTTCGTCCCCGACCGCTTGGAAGTGATTGCCGACGCAATCGACGTGCTCGGGTCGGGCGTGATGGGATTGACCTTTAAATGTGCGCGCTGCCATAGCCATAAGTTCGATCCGATTCCGCAGCGCGACTATTACCGCCTGACGGCCATCTTCAAGGGAGCGTACGACGAGCATGATTGGTTGAAGCCGCAACTGATCAGCTACGGCGGCGCCGTGAGTGCGGGAGCCGGCGAACGGTTCCTCTCTTGCGTGGCACAGGACGAGCACAACCGTTGGCGCGCCAATCGGGATAAGGCCGAGCAAGAGCTTGCCGCGGCGAAGGCTGCGCCACAATCCGCTGAAAACGATAAGCGAATCAAGGAACTCGAAACCTCGCTTCCGGCCGAACCACGAATCATGGCCTTATGGGATCGCGGCGAACCCTCGCCGACATATATTTACCGCCGCGGCGACTACCAAAATCCCGCCACGTTGGTTCAGGCGGGAGCGCCCGCCGTGTTAACCGAGGCCGACGCGCGCGTGGACATCGCGCCGCCGCGACCCGATGCACCGTCGACCGGGCGCCGGCTGGCCTTCGCACGCTGGTTAGTCGATCCACAACAGCCGCTGACGGCGCGGGTGATGATCAATCGGATCTGGAAGCATCATTTCGGTGAAGGGCTGGTAAAGACGATCGGCAATTTCGGCAAGACCGGCGAACGCCCCAGCCATCCCGAGCTGCTCGATTGGCTAGCCTGCGAATTCATGCGCGAGGGGTGGAGCATGAAGGCCATGCACCGTGTGATGATGACTTCGAGCGTCTATCGGCAAACGTCTGCCGTGACGCCACAGCATGAAAGGCTTGACCCCAACAATCGATTGCTGTCGCGCATGCCGCTAAGACGGCTCGAGGCCGAAGAACTGCGAGACACGCTGCTGGTCGTGGCCGGGCAATTGGATGAGACGCGTTTCGGCCCCGCGGATGCTGTACAGGTGATGCCGGATGGTGTTGTGCAAACGGGCCAACGGCGCAGCGTTTATGTTCAACAATTGCGCAAGCATCCGCCTACACTTTTGGAATGCTTCGACTTGCCGGCGATGAATCCGAACTGCTTGGCGCGTACCGATTCCTTAGTTGCATTGCAGGCTTTACATCTGATGAATGATACCGTGGTGCGCGATTTGGCCAGTCATCTTGCGCAACGCGTGACAAAACTAGCCGGAGATGAGCCGCGCGAGCAGATACGACATCTCTATGCGATCACGCTCTGTCGCCCGCCAGGCGAGGCCGAGGCGACGATCATGCTGGAATCATTGACGCGCCTGACCGACGCCTGGAAAGTACAAGCAAGTGCAGCCGGCGCGTCCCAGCAGGACGCTGGCTCGCGTGCCCTGGCAACCATCTGTCATACGATCCTGAACTCGGCAATGTTCTTATACGTGGATTGA
- a CDS encoding DUF1501 domain-containing protein: MRESHLPFARMPAGMLSRRSFFAHVGAGMQGAALLHLLGSDGIASTGSDDSVPGSVDLLPRPPHHPARAKSVIHLFMNGGPSQMDLFDPKPELDRRHGEAYFDRIAGEVESPAAAGALMRSPFKFAQHGQSGMWVSDALPHIAKQVDDLALVRSLYTTNITHEPALYLIQSGHMPSGYPSLGSWVVYGLGSECQNLPAYVVLDDPRGLPINGIENWTAGLLPPICQGTRFRPTGSPVLNLRAAAEDPPAVAELQRELLGELDQRHKAERPGQPNLGARIASYELAARMQLSATDALDLAQESAATQALYGIGREPTDSYGRRCLIARRLVERGVRFVQLYINQQIWDNHSALATDMKAACERTDLPIAGLLQDLKQRGLLDETLVIWGGEFGRLPMAQLSPDKDEHKAGRDHNKNAFSSWMAGGGVKAGITYGATDDLGFAAVENRVSVPDWHATILHLLGLSHERLYIDQNGLKEKLTSVNPARVIREILA, from the coding sequence GTGCGTGAATCTCATTTGCCGTTCGCTCGGATGCCGGCCGGAATGCTCTCGCGGCGCAGCTTTTTTGCGCACGTCGGCGCCGGCATGCAAGGCGCGGCCTTGCTGCATCTGCTCGGCAGCGATGGAATTGCCTCGACCGGCAGCGACGACTCTGTACCCGGGTCGGTCGATTTGCTACCGCGCCCGCCCCATCATCCGGCTCGCGCGAAGTCGGTGATTCACCTGTTCATGAACGGCGGACCGAGCCAGATGGATCTGTTCGATCCGAAGCCGGAGCTCGATCGGCGCCACGGAGAGGCGTATTTCGATCGCATCGCGGGCGAAGTCGAATCGCCGGCCGCGGCCGGGGCGCTGATGCGCAGCCCCTTCAAGTTTGCGCAGCATGGTCAGTCGGGAATGTGGGTATCGGACGCGCTGCCGCATATCGCGAAACAGGTAGATGATCTGGCACTCGTGCGTTCGTTATATACGACGAATATTACCCACGAGCCGGCACTGTATTTGATCCAATCTGGGCACATGCCTAGCGGTTATCCGTCGCTGGGCTCGTGGGTCGTGTACGGGTTGGGAAGTGAATGCCAGAATTTGCCGGCCTACGTTGTGCTCGACGATCCGCGCGGGCTGCCAATCAACGGCATCGAGAACTGGACGGCCGGCTTACTGCCGCCGATTTGCCAAGGGACGCGATTCCGCCCGACCGGATCACCCGTTTTGAACCTACGCGCCGCGGCCGAAGATCCGCCGGCGGTCGCAGAATTACAGCGTGAACTGCTCGGCGAGCTCGATCAAAGACACAAAGCCGAACGGCCGGGGCAGCCGAATCTTGGCGCACGAATCGCCAGCTATGAACTCGCGGCGCGGATGCAATTGTCAGCGACCGACGCGCTGGATCTAGCGCAAGAGTCGGCGGCAACGCAAGCCCTCTATGGCATTGGCCGGGAGCCGACTGATTCGTACGGCCGTCGCTGCCTGATCGCGCGCCGGCTGGTCGAACGGGGCGTCCGCTTCGTACAGCTTTATATCAATCAGCAAATCTGGGATAACCACTCGGCGCTAGCCACGGACATGAAAGCCGCTTGCGAGCGCACAGACCTGCCGATCGCCGGGTTGCTGCAGGACCTGAAGCAACGAGGGCTATTGGACGAGACGTTGGTCATCTGGGGTGGAGAGTTCGGTCGATTGCCGATGGCACAATTGTCCCCCGACAAGGACGAGCACAAAGCCGGACGCGATCACAACAAGAACGCGTTCTCTTCGTGGATGGCGGGTGGCGGCGTCAAGGCAGGCATTACCTATGGCGCCACTGACGACCTAGGATTTGCCGCGGTCGAGAATCGTGTCAGTGTGCCGGACTGGCACGCCACGATCCTGCACCTGCTTGGCCTATCGCACGAGCGACTGTACATCGATCAGAATGGCCTGAAAGAAAAGTTGACCAGCGTGAATCCTGCCCGGGTCATTCGCGAGATTCTGGCCTGA